The following is a genomic window from Palaeococcus ferrophilus DSM 13482.
CTCGAAGCTCATCCACCACAGGATCTGGGCCGTGTAGAACTTCAGGAAGTCCCGCGTGGTGAATATGCTCCTAACGTACTCCCCAAGGGTCTCGTTTTCCTCTATCTCCGGTGCTTCCGGCTCTCTGACCCTGTAATACACGAAGGCCGCCGCAAGGAATAGGAATAGCGCCGTGAGTCCGAAGGGGCCGATGTAGTCCTTCCCGTACTTCGCGACGAGGAAGCCCCCAAGACCGAAGAGGAAGAGGTTGCCCGCCCATTCGAGGAGCGTTATAACTCCGCTGGCCTTTCCGCGCTGGCCGCTTTCAACGGTATCGGGCATCAGGGCCCTGAACTGCGCGGTGTAGAGGTGGAGCGAGAAGTAAAGGAAGCCAAGGGCAAGAGCAAAGCCCCAGAGGGGGGCGCCCATCCTGTAGGAAGTCCATATCATGAGCGTCGCAAGGGCCGCGAGTATTCCGCCCAGGAAAATGAAGGGCCTCCTTCTGCCGTGGCGTGATTTTATGGTGTCGCTGTAGTACCCGAGGAGCGGCGGGACCAGTAAGCCTATAAAGCCCTCGAGGGCCAGAATACTTCCCTTAACAAAGGCGGAACTGGTGTAGTCGGAGAGCAGCGGGAAGGAGAACCCCTTGTTGAGGGCCCATCCCATGCTCCTGCTAAATCCGAGGATTGCCAGACCGAGAACGACACCCCAGTTGAATCCCTTTCTCTCCATTGTTTCACCCCCATTTTCGAGCCGTTGATTTTCAGGGTAAATCAAAGAAGGGAGGGGCTCAATCCATGTCAGGTACGTAGTCGAGGGCATCCCCTTTGACCCCGACTATGTCACCCCTCCTGACGAACTGCATCGTCACCGCCGAGAGGATGAAGAACGTTACCGCGAAGGGCAGGAGCGTTTTGTATCCGATAACATCGAGGAAGGCTCCCGCCAAAGGTGGAGCCACAAGGTTTGCCGCCTGGCTGAAGAAGTAGTAGAGTCCCGTGTAGCCACCGAGCTTCTCCTCCGTCGTCATGTCCACGACCATGGGAAGGGAGTTGACGTTCACTAGCGCCCAGCCGACGCCGCCGAAGAAGAAGAGCACCATGAACTTGAGCACTACTGGATCCGTCAGAGAGCTGCTTCCCGGCTTTGAGGCCTCTCCAAGGAGGTAAGCGAGGAGCATGACCGCACTCACCATTACAAGCCCAGTTGTAATCGTCTTCTTCCTCCCTATCCTTCCCCCTATGAGGCCCGCTGGAATCGCGAAGAGCATGAAGCTGAGGGAAACGACACCCATCAGGAAGGCCCCCGTGCTCTCCTCGATGCCGAGGTGATACTTCGCGTAGCTCGTGAAGAAGGTCTCTATGGAGTTGAAGGCAATGAACCAGAGGAATATTGAAAGCAGAATGAAGAACAGGCTCCTCTCGTGGCTCGCGAACACATCCTTCAGATTTTCCTTCAACTCGCCGAAGCTCTTGTGCGATGTCTCGGAGAGAAGCTTCCTCAGATTGATCCTCTCCCCCGGAACGCGGTACTCCTCCGGCTCGGGAACGAAGAGAACCACGAGGAGGTTGGCGAGCAGCATCACAGCAGCCCCGGCAAAGAACGGATAGGCGTAGTTCATGTCGTAAAGCACCTTACCTCCGAAGTACGCCAAAAGCGCCCCAATACCACCCATGAAGTTTATTACACCGTTGGCCTGGCTCCTCTTCTCGCTCGGCGTTATGTCGGGCATGAAGGCGATGACGGGTGAGCGGAAGAGCGCCATGAAGAAGTTCATGAAGATTATGGTGCCCATGAACAGGGCCAGACTTCCGTACTCCCTCGCCACAGGAATGAGCGCGAACATCAGTGCGGCTGAGGGCGCACCAAGCAGGATGTAGGGCTTTCTTCGCCCAAGGCGTGTCCTCGTTTTGTCGCTTAGGGCCCCCAGGAACGGGAGGAGCAGAACGGCGAAGAGGTTGTCAATGGTCATGACGAAGCCCGTCACCGTGCGGCTCATTTTGAACGTATCCTGAAGGAAAATCGGTATGTACGCGTTGTAGAGGGACCATATGATGCTTATCCCAAAGAAACCGAAACCGAGCAAGAATATGCGGCTGTACTTGAACTCCATAGTTTTACCACCCCACCACCACTAAGTGCACCAATGTCCTTAATTGGACGCTTTCTTTTTAAGGATTTGTGAACATTGTATTTCAGTATGAGAGCGCTCATATTTGGACATGCAGGCATCAGGGGCGGTCTTGAGAACACGCTCCCTGCCTTCGGGAGGGCCCTCAGATACGCGGACGGGATAGAGTTTGACGTTAGAACCACGGGCGATGGGAAGCTCGTAACCCACCACGACCCGGGTTTCCATGCCAACGGGAACTTCCAGCGCCTAAGGGAGATGAGCCTCGCAGAGCTGAGGAGGCTTCACCCGAACGGGGGGATAATACCGCAGGTTGATTACGTATTCAGAGCTTTTCCCAATGCGCTGTTCAACGCCGACGTCAAGGAGGTTGAAACGGTTGATGCCCTTCTAAATGCTGCGGGAAGGTACAAGGCCATTGAAAGAACGGTTTTTTCCTCGGAGAGGCCCGAAATCATCGAAGGGCTCCTCCGCGAGTGCCCGGACTGCAGGGTCGGCTTCTCGATAGTCGGCTACCGCTCCCTCTCATGGATTCCACGGCTGAAGGGCCTCTACTCACTCCACGTTCCGATAGACGGCCTCTCCTACGTGGGGTACGGGGCGTTCACGACGCTCCTGCGCGCCTTCAGAAAGCGCGACCTTAAGATATACCTCTGGAACCACGCCATGGACGAGCTCCGCTGGGTCCCCAGGCTTCTACCCTTCGTTGATGCGGTTATCTCCGATGACCCCGCACGACTGAGAAAGGTTTTTACGGGATTGGGGGGCAAAGTATTGGGGTGATCGTGTTGGCGGATAAGAGAATCTTCGTGCTCGGCCACAGGGGCTACTCGGCGAAGTATCCCGAGAACACCCTCCTTGCCTTTAGGAAGGCCATCGAGGCAGGCGCCGATGGCGTTGAGCTCGACGTCTGGCTCACGAGGGATGGTGAGGTCGTGGTGATCCACGATGAGACCGTTGACAGAACGAGCAACGGGAGCGGTAAGGTCAAGGAGATGACGCTCGATGAGCTCAAGTCCCTGGACTTCGGAAACGGGGAGAGAATCCCGACGCTGGAGGAGGTCTTCGAGGCCCTTCCCGAGGATGCCATAATCAACGTCGAGCTCAAGGATGCTGACGCCGCCGAGAAGGCCGCGGACATCATCAAAAGCCACAACCCGTCGAGGGTCATTGTATCATCCTTCCTCATAGATGCTCTGCGGGAGTACAGGAAGTACGATAGGGAGACCAGAATGGGGCTCCTCATCGACAGGGAGAAAGTCCTCTCACAGCTTCCGGCCCTCATCGGGGAGCTGTCCCTCTGGTCCATCAACCCTCCGATCGATGCGATGGCTCTCCTCGGCGTGGAGAAGACTGTCGGTGCTCTCCAGATGGCCAAAGGAGCTGGTCTTAAGGTCGTTCTCTGGTCATTGAACGACGAGAGCTACTACGCCAACGACAACCTCGTTAGGCTCGGCGGGCTCTTTGATGGAGTGATAGTCAACGACGTTGAGCGGATGGTTGATTACTTAAGGAAGCTCGGACTCAGGTGAGCTTCACCGAATCTCTAATATACCCCCTTAGCCATTTTTTGTCTTTGGTGACCATCAATGGAGAAGTTCATCCTATCTCTCGACGAGGGAACCACCTCGGCGAGGGCAATAATCTTCGACAGGGAGAGCAACATCCACGGAATAGGCCAGTACGAGTTTCCCCAGCACTACCCAAAGCCGGGATGGGTCGAGCACAATCCAGAGGAGATATGGGACGCTCAGCTCAGGGCGATAAAGACCGCAATTGAGAGGGCTAAAATCGAGCCGAGCCAGATAGCGGCCATTGGAGTCACCAACCAGCGCGAGACGACGCTCGTGTGGGACAGAGAGGGAAGGCCCCTCCACAACGCCATAGTCTGGCAGTGCAGGAGAACGGCCGAGATGGTGGAGGAGATAAAGCGCGAGTACGGGACGGTGATAAAGGAGAAGACGGGCCTCGTTCCCGATGCCTACTTCTCGGCCTCAAAGCTCAAATGGCTCCTCGACAACGTTCCGGGTTTGAGGGCAAAGGCCGAGAAAGGCGAGGTGATGTTCGGAACGGTGGATACCTTCCTCATCTACCGCTTAACTGGACAGCACGTTACTGACTACTCCAACGCCTCGAGGACGATGCTCTTCAACATAAAGAGGCTCGACTGGGACGATGAGCTCCTCGAGCTCTTCGGCATACCCGAGGCCATCCTCCCGGAGGTTAAGGAATCCAGCGAAATCTACGGCCACACGAGGAGGGAGCTCCTCGGCGCGGAAATCCCGGTGAGCGGAGACGCCGGAGACCAGCAGGCCGCCCTCTTTGGACAGGCCGCCTTCGAGACGGGAATGGTCAAGGCCACCTACGGCACCGGAAGCTTCATCCTTGCCAATACCGGTAAGATGGTACGCTTCTCCGAAAACCTCCTCACAACGATAGCGTGGGGTCTCAACGGAAGGGTAAACTACGCCCTTGAGGGGAGCGTCTTCGTAACCGGAGCCGCCGTCCAGTGGCTCAGGGACGGAATAAAGATAATCAAGCACGCCTCCGAGACGGAGGAGCTCGCCAGGAAGCTTGAGAGCAACGAGGGGGTTTACTTCGTCCCGGCCTTCGTCGGCCTTGGAGCGCCCTACTGGGACCAGTTCGCGCGCGGGCTGATAATCGGCATAACCCGCGGCACCGGCAGGGAGCACCTCGCGAGGGCCACGCTTGAGGCGATAGCGTATCTCACGAGGGACGTCGTCGAGGAGATGGAGAAGCTCGTTGGAATAAAGGAGCTCCGCGTTGATGGAGGGGCCACTTCAAACGACTTCCTGATGGGCTTCCAGGCGGACATACTCAACAGGCGCGTCGTGAGGCCCGTCGTGAAGGAGACGACGGCACTGGGTGCGGCCTACCTCGCTGGACTGGCCGTGGATTATTGGGAGGGCCTCGAGGAGATAAAGAGCCTCTGGAAGGCGGAGAAGGTCTTCGAGCCCAAGATGGACGAGGAAACGCGGGAGAGGCTCTACCGGGGCTGGAAGGAAGCTGTGAAGAGGGCCATGGGCTGGGCGAAGGTCGTGGGGACTATGCAGTAGAGGGAACACAATTGTTCACCTGACCGGTGTTCACCCCAGTTCTCCCTTTTTATGCTCAAAACTGTTCTCCAAAGGCTTTTAAGCCGACCTAAAGGCGAGAGAAAGCTTTAAAACATTGAAAGTCCTACCTTAAGTTAAATTGGAGGGGAGAATATGCGGACCAAGGTGGCCATAATTGGCGCTGGGATAAGCGGCGCGAGCATAGCGCGCGTTTTAAGTAGATACGAGAACCTTGAGGTTCACCTCATCGAGAAGGCACCGGACGTTGGCTGGGGCGTGAGCAAGGCCAACACCGCCCTCATCCACGGGGGCTACGACGATGAGCCGAACAAGTATCCAACGAGGGCCAGGCTCTGCGTTAAGGGGAACAGACTCTGGCACCGGTGGGTGAAGGAGCTCGAAATTCCCCACGTCTGGAACGGTGCCCTGATAGTGGCCACAAAGGAGAAGGACTTTGACACCCTGGAGAGGCTTTTGGAGCGCGGTCATAAAAACGGCGTCCCCGAGATGAGGATAGTTGATGGGAAGGAGCTCTTCCACCTCGAGCCGGGCCTCACGAGGGAAGCCATAGGCGCACTCTGGGTTCCGACGGTCGGACAGATAGGCCCGATTCCAGCCGTTATAGCCCTCGTCGAGAACGCGGTAGCAAACGGCGTCAAAACCCATCTTGAGACAGAAGTTACCGGCATAAAAGTGGAGAACGGCGAGGTAAAGGGCGTCGAAACCAACAACGGCTTCATAGAGGCGGAGGTAGTTATCAATGCCGCCGGCCTCTACGCCGACGAGATTGCCAGAATGGCCGGAATAGACTACTTCGAGATACACCCGAGGAAAGGTGAATACTGGATCTTCGACGAGGGCATTCCCGGCCCGAGGAGGGTTCTCTTCCCCACGCCAACGCCAATAAGCAAGGGGATCGTCGTGACGACGGAGATAAGCGGCCACCTCATGATAGGCCCCAACGCCCAGGACCTTCCGCGCGAGGAGAAGGAGGACTTCGCCACCACAGAGGAGGGCCTCGAACAGGTCTGGGAAGGGGCTAAGAAGCTCTGGCCAAACCTCCCTCAGAGGAGCAAGGTGATAAGGACCTTCGCAGGTTTAAGGCCCGAGCCCACAGGAGGGGACTTCATAATAAAGGCTGAGAAGGAGGTGTGGGGCTTCATAAACGTCGCGGGAATACGCTCTCCCGGACTGACGAGCGCTCCAGCTATAGCCTACGAGGTGAAGGACATAATCCAGCGTGACCTTGGAATCAAGCTTGTTGAGAAGGAGAAGTGGAACCCCTACAGGAAGGAGATAACCCACTTCTTCATGCTCCTGCCGGAGAAGGCGAACGAGCTGATAAAGGGGAACCCGTCCTACGGAAAGATAGTCTGCAGGTGCAACAACGTCAGCGAGGGAGACATCCTCGAGGCCATAGAGAGGATGAAGTTCATAGGCGTTAAGACCCCGAGCGTTGATTCCGTAAAGTTTAGAACGAAGGCCACGACCGGGACATGCCAGGGAAGCTTCTGCAGGCCGAGGATCGTACAGCTTTTGGCCAGGGAGTACGGCGTCAAGCCCTGGGAGGTAACCCTCAAGGGAAGGGGAAGTGAGATTGGAATAGGCGACGTTAAGGCCCTTCTCAGGGGGGATGAGGCATGATGGAGCCTTTCCTAGAGATACCGATGCTTTCCTACGACG
Proteins encoded in this region:
- a CDS encoding SLC45 family MFS transporter is translated as MEFKYSRIFLLGFGFFGISIIWSLYNAYIPIFLQDTFKMSRTVTGFVMTIDNLFAVLLLPFLGALSDKTRTRLGRRKPYILLGAPSAALMFALIPVAREYGSLALFMGTIIFMNFFMALFRSPVIAFMPDITPSEKRSQANGVINFMGGIGALLAYFGGKVLYDMNYAYPFFAGAAVMLLANLLVVLFVPEPEEYRVPGERINLRKLLSETSHKSFGELKENLKDVFASHERSLFFILLSIFLWFIAFNSIETFFTSYAKYHLGIEESTGAFLMGVVSLSFMLFAIPAGLIGGRIGRKKTITTGLVMVSAVMLLAYLLGEASKPGSSSLTDPVVLKFMVLFFFGGVGWALVNVNSLPMVVDMTTEEKLGGYTGLYYFFSQAANLVAPPLAGAFLDVIGYKTLLPFAVTFFILSAVTMQFVRRGDIVGVKGDALDYVPDMD
- a CDS encoding glycerophosphodiester phosphodiesterase family protein translates to MRALIFGHAGIRGGLENTLPAFGRALRYADGIEFDVRTTGDGKLVTHHDPGFHANGNFQRLREMSLAELRRLHPNGGIIPQVDYVFRAFPNALFNADVKEVETVDALLNAAGRYKAIERTVFSSERPEIIEGLLRECPDCRVGFSIVGYRSLSWIPRLKGLYSLHVPIDGLSYVGYGAFTTLLRAFRKRDLKIYLWNHAMDELRWVPRLLPFVDAVISDDPARLRKVFTGLGGKVLG
- the glpK gene encoding glycerol kinase GlpK, producing MEKFILSLDEGTTSARAIIFDRESNIHGIGQYEFPQHYPKPGWVEHNPEEIWDAQLRAIKTAIERAKIEPSQIAAIGVTNQRETTLVWDREGRPLHNAIVWQCRRTAEMVEEIKREYGTVIKEKTGLVPDAYFSASKLKWLLDNVPGLRAKAEKGEVMFGTVDTFLIYRLTGQHVTDYSNASRTMLFNIKRLDWDDELLELFGIPEAILPEVKESSEIYGHTRRELLGAEIPVSGDAGDQQAALFGQAAFETGMVKATYGTGSFILANTGKMVRFSENLLTTIAWGLNGRVNYALEGSVFVTGAAVQWLRDGIKIIKHASETEELARKLESNEGVYFVPAFVGLGAPYWDQFARGLIIGITRGTGREHLARATLEAIAYLTRDVVEEMEKLVGIKELRVDGGATSNDFLMGFQADILNRRVVRPVVKETTALGAAYLAGLAVDYWEGLEEIKSLWKAEKVFEPKMDEETRERLYRGWKEAVKRAMGWAKVVGTMQ
- a CDS encoding MFS transporter encodes the protein MERKGFNWGVVLGLAILGFSRSMGWALNKGFSFPLLSDYTSSAFVKGSILALEGFIGLLVPPLLGYYSDTIKSRHGRRRPFIFLGGILAALATLMIWTSYRMGAPLWGFALALGFLYFSLHLYTAQFRALMPDTVESGQRGKASGVITLLEWAGNLFLFGLGGFLVAKYGKDYIGPFGLTALFLFLAAAFVYYRVREPEAPEIEENETLGEYVRSIFTTRDFLKFYTAQILWWMSFEFIAIFLYGIIAFILKGSATPENIDAVTSMGLYLMALFNVAVLIGSLPGGYIYDKVGRRLSIILGGFIFALPLLWGWFIHTEGQIYAALLIAGIGWGALIAASYPVVGDLLTRFEREAFTGRYYGVYEATKSIPVLLAGTIGGAIVDLAGGNYRILFPVGAILVFLAMPLIWSMRELEVRKVK
- a CDS encoding NAD(P)/FAD-dependent oxidoreductase, whose amino-acid sequence is MRTKVAIIGAGISGASIARVLSRYENLEVHLIEKAPDVGWGVSKANTALIHGGYDDEPNKYPTRARLCVKGNRLWHRWVKELEIPHVWNGALIVATKEKDFDTLERLLERGHKNGVPEMRIVDGKELFHLEPGLTREAIGALWVPTVGQIGPIPAVIALVENAVANGVKTHLETEVTGIKVENGEVKGVETNNGFIEAEVVINAAGLYADEIARMAGIDYFEIHPRKGEYWIFDEGIPGPRRVLFPTPTPISKGIVVTTEISGHLMIGPNAQDLPREEKEDFATTEEGLEQVWEGAKKLWPNLPQRSKVIRTFAGLRPEPTGGDFIIKAEKEVWGFINVAGIRSPGLTSAPAIAYEVKDIIQRDLGIKLVEKEKWNPYRKEITHFFMLLPEKANELIKGNPSYGKIVCRCNNVSEGDILEAIERMKFIGVKTPSVDSVKFRTKATTGTCQGSFCRPRIVQLLAREYGVKPWEVTLKGRGSEIGIGDVKALLRGDEA
- a CDS encoding glycerophosphodiester phosphodiesterase family protein encodes the protein MIVLADKRIFVLGHRGYSAKYPENTLLAFRKAIEAGADGVELDVWLTRDGEVVVIHDETVDRTSNGSGKVKEMTLDELKSLDFGNGERIPTLEEVFEALPEDAIINVELKDADAAEKAADIIKSHNPSRVIVSSFLIDALREYRKYDRETRMGLLIDREKVLSQLPALIGELSLWSINPPIDAMALLGVEKTVGALQMAKGAGLKVVLWSLNDESYYANDNLVRLGGLFDGVIVNDVERMVDYLRKLGLR